Within Metabacillus sp. KUDC1714, the genomic segment TGTTAATTCCATAACGATTTCTTGGAAGTGATCATCATCAGAAACAAATGTATATGAATCAGCTGCTAGCAAATCTTCTACATTCAAGGTTAGACGTTTCCCTAAGCTTCCACCAGGATGATAAAGAGCAAAATCGTTGGAAGTGAATCCCTTTTGCTCAGATACAACTAGTGCTAGTGCATCACCTAACGCTAGGGTAACAGTCGTACTTGTAGTTGGCGCTAAATTCATATGGCATGCTTCTTTTTCAATCGTAAATTTCAACACAATATCTGCATGTTTTCCCATAGTAGAATTTTCATTAGAGGTTATCGCAATCATCTTCGGTTCAATCTTTTTAAGAGTTGGGAGAATATCTGAGATCTCTTGAGATTCACCACTTTTACTAATTGCCAGTACGATATCGTTCTTTTGAACAATTCCAAGGTCACCATGCAAGCCTTCTGCAGGGCTCATGTAAACAGCTGGAATTCCCAAGCTAGACATGGTCGATGATATTTTTCTACCAATCCAGCCTGATTTGCCGATCCCAGTTACAACGATCTTCCCTTTACAAGCTGTGATCATTTCAACAGCAAGATAAAAATTTTCTCCTAGCTCTAATTCTGAATTTAAAATCGCTTGTGCTTCCTGATGTAAAATCGCCTTACCTTTAGAAATAATTTGATCATATTTAGTGGATACTGAGTTTGGTGATGACATATGTTTACACTCCTTTATCTCTTAAGAAATGGGGTGAATCTGATCTGACATCATTCAACAATTCGCTCTGTTATTAGCCTATCCCACCTTTGACTACTTGATCACTTCTTATTGAAAAAAGGTGAAGGATTTGTAATACCAATTCTTTAGTCATAAAGTCTGAAGTATGATCTTCTTTTGGAAAACAATCAAACATATATAATCCGTTTTTACATTCAAGTGAATTTTTCAAGCTTTCAGCAGCTGCTAGGTCTGCGGGATATGTCCCGTATTGAATATAAAGACTTGGCAGTAAATCATATGTAGCAATCAATGAACCTAAATTAGGTAACGGGCCTACTTCAAGTAGAACTTGTTTCCACTTTTGCCAACCATACTGATGAATAACCTCTTCATTAGCTTGTGGGACTACCGCTATTGCACCTTTTAAATTCAGCTTTACCGCATAATAAATAGCCGCATATCCCCCCATTGAGGAACCAATCGTGTAAATTTCTTTTGTACGTTGTAGTTCACTAACAAGCTTGATTAACTCAATCGTTTGCTTTTCAACAAAGTAGTTATCTTCATATCCTAGATAATATAAGCCACCTTTTTGTGCACCGTTATTATCTGAGATAAACAGAAAATTAATATCCCACTCTTCTGTTTCTTCCCAAAACATTCGAATTCTCTCATAAATATGTGGACCAAGTGTGGTAAAGCAAACAAGCATCTTATCACTTTTAGAAGGGTATAGCACATACTTGATCTTATTATCTCCAATATGTGCAGTTCTTTCGTATTTAGCTAATACCTTTTCTGCGTTGAATTTCAAGCTCATCACCTTCATTTTGTTTATAAGCTAACATTTCTTCATACGCATCTATATAATCCTTAATAATATTTTCCCATGATTTTAAATTTTTAGATTCTACGGCATGTAACCCCATTTGTTTCAACAATTCTGGATTATGAATAAATTGTTCAATTCGGTTAACAAATGCTTCATCTTCATCATAATCAACGATATAGCCATTCTGTCCATTTGTTACCATATCTGGTACAAAACCACATGGAGTTGATACTACAGGTAGCCCAGTTGCCAACGCCTCAGGTAATGACGCCGGTCCACCTTCAGCCTTTGATGTAATTAAAAATAAATCCATTTGATCATATAAACGAGGAAACTCACTATAGGCTATTTTTTCATATACCTCTGACTCAACTCCAAGTGATTCGCAAAATTCATGCTCTTTACTCCGATCTTGTCCTATAAATATGAACTTAACAGGCTGATCTTTTAAGCCCTCGATAATTTTATAAAGCGTCTCTTCTCCTTTTATTAACCGAGGATATCGACGACTAGAAAAACCAATCACTAGCTTATTGTTGGCATTGATCTGTTCTTTATATGTTTTCTTAGGTGTAAAGCTTGTATCAAATCCATGTGGAATAACCTTAATCGGTTTTGTTTGACCAATGTATTCTGTGATTCTTTGCTTCTGTTGTTCATTTAAACATAGGATCATATCACTTCGTTTATAGCTATCAATAAAATGTCTTAAGCTAAGACCCTCTGAATCACGATCAAAGTCATGATGTACGGTTACAATTCCAGGATGTTTAATATCCGTTTTACTAGCATTTGGTCTCCAGTAATGATAAATATCCGCATTTTTCAATGATTTTTCTGTCACAATCATTAAATAGTCGTCCTTTAATTCATTACGAAACCTTGCTAACATATCCTCAAAGATTTTACTATATGTTGCTTGTCCCATAACCATGTTGACGATTTTTTTCGAAGTCATTCTTGCCTGAAGAATACTAAAATACAAACTAGCCCGATATTTTAGCGCTAGAGTTGCCTTCTTAGGTTCCTTATAAGCTTTTCTAGCAATTGATTTTACACGTCTTAGTTTCAACTTGTACTTTTTGAATTTTTTGTTTATCCGACGTAGGAGGCCCACTTCTTTATTTTTATTGAACGCAGTCGTTTCATAAAACTTCTTTTCAAAATTTATGTCCTCATCCGTTCTTTTAAAACAATGATTATGTAGTAAATGATAGATAAATTTCCTAACTTCTTTTATTTCAATTTCTTCAAGACGAGGTTCAGCTAATGCTATGTCAATTGCAAGCGGTAAAAATTCTGGTTGTGTTACGTCCACCGTCCAGCCTTTATTACCATAAAAAGCATTTCCTACCTGAACAACTCTTTTTCCCATATAAAGCATCTCTAAACCTGCTTGGCTACAAGATGTTAGACCAATTTCCGAGAATTCTATGAGGGAATCAATATTTACATCATAGTCAACTGTATAATTTGTAATGGAAAGGTCAGCTAATTTTTTCTCTAAAACGCGCTTAGATAATTCAGTTGTACTGTTTTGTTTATGGTTTTCCCACGGGTGAAGCTTAATAAACAGATGACAATCTTCTTTATCCGCAATTGTTTTAATAACATCCACATAAAAGTCTATTGAAGAATCATAATTTTTCAAATCTCTCGTAATTGAAAAATCATTTAATACTTGACCTATGAGTAAGATTAACTTTTTATTAGGATCTATATTATAACGCTGATATAACTCTGCTTTCGTTAGTTTATTAGGCTGGACAACATTTAGGTTTAAGCGATTCGCCATGACATTTTCTAGCCATTCAGCTTGTTTGTCAAGAAAATCTAACCCTTGTAATCGAACCCATTTTGAATGATCTGCAAAGCGATGGTTGTTTGTAATCATTCCTGAGCCACTATCCGCATAGTGGAAATCCTTAATAAATGAACCTTCAAATGAAAGCACATTTGTATTGTTCCATTGTGCAACTAATGTTGCTGCTCTAGAATAGATTGTCGTACCGCCGAACACACATACATTGTTTATTTTGAATTTCTTAAATGTTGCTGCCCAGTAATCAATCCAAAACGCACCTATAGCAAAATTATAGAAAACCAAATTTTGAAAGGTCTCATCTTCTAGTTTTGAGGTTCTAAGCCATTGTAATAAATCATCTGAATCAGATTGTGGATTAGTAATTTCATCCGCTATGTAATGTTGATAGATTCTTGGTGTTAAATAAGCATACATCTCAGCATGGATTACGTCCCATAGATTATAGCCTTTATAGCTAACTTGCTTCAGCTCTGAAAGAGGTTTTTCATTAAGACCTTTAAATACCTCTTCATATTTTGAGAAATTTGGAAGTCCACTGATCTTCCTTAGTTCATATTTCCCAAAACTTTTCTTTAAAGATGGATATGCGTTGTTATACTTAAAGGTGAAATTATCCTCCACAAACGAAATAAAGTTATCAAAATTTCGTTTGTGGAAGTTAATTTGATCAACAAAGTAAAAATCAATTTTTTTCATAACTAGGTTTGCACTCCTTTGTGTGTCAATCCCATGAATGTTTTAGAAAAACTAGGCCGGTTTTCTCTTTTCTATCATTTATGGAGCATTGTAATACATTTTGTTCTTTTTTTATTGTTCGTTTATCTTTGTTTAATGTAATAATATCAAAAGTATAGTTTCCATTACCTAGAAAAGATTTACGTATCGTTAACACGCCCGTTTTACCATAGTCAATTGGTACTGTGAAATGTGTAATTGGTACATGTAATGACTTATTGATTATTTTATGGAATGTTACAATCCCATACTTTACTTCTTCGTTTGGGAAGCATAACTTTACTTCCATCTCATCTTCATTCACATCATTGAGAGACCATATTTGTTCAGACGTTTCATCAATAGATGAAACAGAATGAGGAACTTCGATAAACCCTCTCATTTTGAAATCAGGCTTGTGGTTGATCACTGAAAAACTCATCACATCATTCTTCACTTCAACAATATCGTTAGCTCCATTTAATATGGTTACATCGATATTATACTTACCATTATATAAAGGTAGTTCCTTTATTCTAAGTATCGTATCTAAAACACCTGGCTCTTCTGGTTTGATAACAAACTCTGAAATTGTATCTGTAAAGGTCGAAATCTCATCCGCCTTTATTTTCACTTTAATAACAGGGTTTTTCGTTTTCGGATGAATATTCACTTTTAATTTTACTGATAGATCGTTTCCATAACTTATAATAGACGTTTCTTCTTCTTTATCGTTTAATAGAATGCCTTCCACTAGATGTGTTCGATAATTCTGAAGCCTTGTATTAAAACTGGATTGCGTAGCATTTGACAGTTCTTGATATACTTTAATTGCATCCTCTGTCTCACCAGTAAATATTAACTTTCCACGATTTAAAACAATGCATTTATCACAGATTCTCTTTATTTGTCCAATATCATGTGAGACAAAGACAATTGTTTTATCAGCAAGAAAGCTCTCCATCATTTGCAAGGCTTTTTTTCTAAAAGAACTATCTCCTACTGCTAATACTTCATCTAATAAGACGATATCCGTTTCAATAGTAATAGCAACTGCAAATCCTAAACGAACTTTCATTCCAGAGGAATAACTTTTTAAAGGCATATCGATAAAGTCTGCTAAACCGGAAAATTCGATAATTTGAGGAAAACGATCTTCAATCTCCTGCTTAGAAAGACCTAAAATTGCTCCGTTAATATAAACATTTTCTCTTCCTGTCATTTCTGGGTGAAATCCAGCTCCTAATTCAATTAAACCACCAATAGTACCATTTATATTAATGTCACCTTCAGTTGGTACAGTAACACCTGATAATAACTTTAACAGTGTACTTTTCCCTGAACCATTGGAGCCGATAATTCCAATTGCTTCTCCCTTATTGACAGAGAATGAAATGTCTCTTAGTGCCCAAAAGTCATTATCCCCGCGATAATTCTGTGTTACCTTTGTAACCACGTCCTTGAGACGAGTTAATTTTGCTGTTCTAGAATATTTTTTCCCTACTTGAGAAAATTCAATAGCGATATCTGTTGAATTCATGTTAACCACCATTCTTATAAAACATCAGCAAATTTTTTCTCTAACTTATTAAAGACGATAAAGCCAATAATAAATATAACAATTGAAAATCCCACAGTATATGCTAAAGGGATCCATTCTGGCATTTGTTGATGTAATAATACTTTTCTATAAGCGTCCAATATACCTGTCATCGGATTTAGTATGAGCCATTTTCGATACTCTTCTCCAATTAGTTCGTAAGAATAAATGACTGGAGATAAATAGAACCATAGACGAGTGACTATAGGTGTCGCAAGTCCAATATCACGCACATATACATTTAATGATGATAAAAGCATCATAAAACCCATGATTAAGAAACTCTGTAAGAGAAATAACGGAACAATTAATAACATTGTCCAGCTTAATGTCACTTGGAAGTAGATAAAAATAATAACAAGACTTATCAACGAATAAAAGTAGTTAATTGACTCAGTTATCATTCGATTTACTACTAAAGAAAGCCGATAAAATGCTCTCTGTTTGATTAATCCTGTTTGCCCAACAATGACACTTGGTGCTGCACTAACAGCATTTGTGAAAAAATTCCAAGGTAGTAATGCCGTTAAGAAAAATAACGGGTAAGGTACTCCCTCACTCGGTAAACGAGCAAATTTAGAAAATACGACTGTTAAAATCAACATAAACATGAAAGGTTGAATAACAATCCACAGCTTACCTAAAAATGATTGTTTATATTTTGCATTTAGTTCTCTCTGCGCAAGAGCTAAAATAAAACCTTTATGCTCTCGTAATTGTTTTATACTCTCAACCATAATCTCTACTCCTAACAATATGTGTTTGAAACACTATTATCTATTATACATAACGATCAAAATAATTCTATAATAGGTAAGGTTACAATTTTGTTACTAAACTAAAGTACAAAGTTATCAAAAAAGTCTCATCTATACAAGTATGGACTTCTTTGACATAAAAAAGTCTAGTTCAAGTAAAATTCACATGAAAAAGAGGCTGACTAGAAAGCAATGTCAAACCTCTCCATAAAATTAGCTGTTATTAACTTCATCTAACTCCATTATATAACGAATAAGATCTTCTCTTAATTCTGGTCGTTGCAAACCAAAGTCTAAAGTTGCTTTAATGAATCCTAGTTTATCACCTACATCGTATCGTTTTCCTGAAAATTCATAAGCAAGAACTTCATTTGTTGTTAATAATGTATTTAAACTATCAGTAAGTTGAATCTCTCCACCTGAACCTGGTGGTTGATTTTCAAGTATATCTAAGATGGTTGGTGTTAATATATATCTTCCCATAATCGCTATATCTGAAGGTGCTTCAAGTGGGTTTGGCTTTTCTACAAAAGAATTCACACGATAAATGGAATTATCCATTTTCTCTTTATAACCAATGATTCCATATTTTGAAACATCTTTATGTATTACCTTTTGAACACCTACTACTGAAGATCCACTATCAGAATGAACATCAATTAACTGTTGTAAGCATGGCTTATCCACGGATTGTACGACATCATCTCCGAGCATAACTGCAAATGGGTCATCTCCAATGAATCTTCTTGCGCAATATATTGCATGACCTAAACCTTTAGGCTCTTTTTGTCTTATATAATGAATGTTAGCTAATTCTGAAATCGATCTGACCTGTTCAAGAAGCTCCCACTTTTCTTTCTGAGCAAGATTTTCTTCAAGCTCATATGATTTATCAAAATGATCTTCAATTGCACGTTTTCCTCTGCCAGT encodes:
- a CDS encoding KpsF/GutQ family sugar-phosphate isomerase, whose amino-acid sequence is MSSPNSVSTKYDQIISKGKAILHQEAQAILNSELELGENFYLAVEMITACKGKIVVTGIGKSGWIGRKISSTMSSLGIPAVYMSPAEGLHGDLGIVQKNDIVLAISKSGESQEISDILPTLKKIEPKMIAITSNENSTMGKHADIVLKFTIEKEACHMNLAPTTSTTVTLALGDALALVVSEQKGFTSNDFALYHPGGSLGKRLTLNVEDLLAADSYTFVSDDDHFQEIVMELTKRPLGGTVVLDSNKKMIGVITDGDLRRSIEKHGEQSFQLQATQIMTKNPIVINKGLTAGQAIQVMEKKQREISVIPVLDGHEYIGMLRLHDILKLG
- a CDS encoding glycosyltransferase — protein: MKKIDFYFVDQINFHKRNFDNFISFVEDNFTFKYNNAYPSLKKSFGKYELRKISGLPNFSKYEEVFKGLNEKPLSELKQVSYKGYNLWDVIHAEMYAYLTPRIYQHYIADEITNPQSDSDDLLQWLRTSKLEDETFQNLVFYNFAIGAFWIDYWAATFKKFKINNVCVFGGTTIYSRAATLVAQWNNTNVLSFEGSFIKDFHYADSGSGMITNNHRFADHSKWVRLQGLDFLDKQAEWLENVMANRLNLNVVQPNKLTKAELYQRYNIDPNKKLILLIGQVLNDFSITRDLKNYDSSIDFYVDVIKTIADKEDCHLFIKLHPWENHKQNSTTELSKRVLEKKLADLSITNYTVDYDVNIDSLIEFSEIGLTSCSQAGLEMLYMGKRVVQVGNAFYGNKGWTVDVTQPEFLPLAIDIALAEPRLEEIEIKEVRKFIYHLLHNHCFKRTDEDINFEKKFYETTAFNKNKEVGLLRRINKKFKKYKLKLRRVKSIARKAYKEPKKATLALKYRASLYFSILQARMTSKKIVNMVMGQATYSKIFEDMLARFRNELKDDYLMIVTEKSLKNADIYHYWRPNASKTDIKHPGIVTVHHDFDRDSEGLSLRHFIDSYKRSDMILCLNEQQKQRITEYIGQTKPIKVIPHGFDTSFTPKKTYKEQINANNKLVIGFSSRRYPRLIKGEETLYKIIEGLKDQPVKFIFIGQDRSKEHEFCESLGVESEVYEKIAYSEFPRLYDQMDLFLITSKAEGGPASLPEALATGLPVVSTPCGFVPDMVTNGQNGYIVDYDEDEAFVNRIEQFIHNPELLKQMGLHAVESKNLKSWENIIKDYIDAYEEMLAYKQNEGDELEIQRRKGIS
- a CDS encoding ABC transporter ATP-binding protein → MNSTDIAIEFSQVGKKYSRTAKLTRLKDVVTKVTQNYRGDNDFWALRDISFSVNKGEAIGIIGSNGSGKSTLLKLLSGVTVPTEGDININGTIGGLIELGAGFHPEMTGRENVYINGAILGLSKQEIEDRFPQIIEFSGLADFIDMPLKSYSSGMKVRLGFAVAITIETDIVLLDEVLAVGDSSFRKKALQMMESFLADKTIVFVSHDIGQIKRICDKCIVLNRGKLIFTGETEDAIKVYQELSNATQSSFNTRLQNYRTHLVEGILLNDKEEETSIISYGNDLSVKLKVNIHPKTKNPVIKVKIKADEISTFTDTISEFVIKPEEPGVLDTILRIKELPLYNGKYNIDVTILNGANDIVEVKNDVMSFSVINHKPDFKMRGFIEVPHSVSSIDETSEQIWSLNDVNEDEMEVKLCFPNEEVKYGIVTFHKIINKSLHVPITHFTVPIDYGKTGVLTIRKSFLGNGNYTFDIITLNKDKRTIKKEQNVLQCSINDRKEKTGLVFLKHSWD
- a CDS encoding ABC transporter permease, with translation MVESIKQLREHKGFILALAQRELNAKYKQSFLGKLWIVIQPFMFMLILTVVFSKFARLPSEGVPYPLFFLTALLPWNFFTNAVSAAPSVIVGQTGLIKQRAFYRLSLVVNRMITESINYFYSLISLVIIFIYFQVTLSWTMLLIVPLFLLQSFLIMGFMMLLSSLNVYVRDIGLATPIVTRLWFYLSPVIYSYELIGEEYRKWLILNPMTGILDAYRKVLLHQQMPEWIPLAYTVGFSIVIFIIGFIVFNKLEKKFADVL
- the galU gene encoding UTP--glucose-1-phosphate uridylyltransferase GalU; this encodes MQRVKKAVIPAAGLGTRFLPATKAQPKEMLPIVDKPTIQYIIEEAVQSGIEDILIVTGRGKRAIEDHFDKSYELEENLAQKEKWELLEQVRSISELANIHYIRQKEPKGLGHAIYCARRFIGDDPFAVMLGDDVVQSVDKPCLQQLIDVHSDSGSSVVGVQKVIHKDVSKYGIIGYKEKMDNSIYRVNSFVEKPNPLEAPSDIAIMGRYILTPTILDILENQPPGSGGEIQLTDSLNTLLTTNEVLAYEFSGKRYDVGDKLGFIKATLDFGLQRPELREDLIRYIMELDEVNNS